In Sphingomonas sp. LT1P40, the following are encoded in one genomic region:
- a CDS encoding DUF418 domain-containing protein — MGTVADGARGASAAERIVVLDALRGFCLMGILFANALYFSGWDFMPPGRSIAQFGQAATERLWFWHKLLVDGKFYTIFSMLFGLGFALQLDRVERRGVDGIRLFRRRLLVLLGFGVIHLVCIWDGDILMLYALLGLLLPFFRTVSNRALLATAFGLMLLPVVAAPAFQALGWAPWNVLFGLASYLTPQFLDPKLDLVAWLQRPDWASFLEWKSSGWIFRIWGLFDSWRLPKVLGMMLLGMWAGRHLIAGTLLNNRRLLVGTAIVGAVVGLPMSYLYAVSPGLNQTGIGSLLGTIPLALAYAALFILAWPVAKPVLGLLAPAGRMALTNYLTQTLLGIAIYFGIGFGLAGHVGPFTVLAISLACFVLQMLWSILWLRHFAQGPMEWLWRRLTYGGGATPAAVSA, encoded by the coding sequence ATGGGGACGGTGGCGGATGGCGCGCGCGGGGCGAGCGCGGCGGAGCGAATCGTGGTGCTGGACGCGCTGCGTGGTTTTTGCCTGATGGGCATCCTGTTCGCCAATGCGCTGTATTTCTCGGGCTGGGATTTCATGCCGCCGGGCCGGTCGATCGCGCAGTTCGGGCAGGCGGCGACCGAGAGATTGTGGTTCTGGCACAAGCTGCTGGTCGACGGGAAATTCTACACGATCTTCTCGATGCTGTTCGGGCTTGGGTTTGCGCTTCAGCTGGACCGGGTGGAGCGGCGCGGCGTCGATGGCATCCGGCTGTTCCGGCGGCGGCTGCTGGTGCTGCTGGGGTTTGGGGTGATCCATCTGGTGTGCATCTGGGATGGCGATATCCTGATGCTCTACGCGTTGCTGGGTCTGCTGCTGCCGTTCTTCCGCACGGTGTCGAACCGGGCGCTGCTCGCCACCGCGTTCGGCCTGATGCTCTTGCCGGTGGTCGCCGCGCCCGCGTTTCAGGCGTTAGGCTGGGCACCGTGGAACGTGCTGTTCGGGCTGGCAAGCTATCTGACGCCGCAGTTTCTCGACCCGAAACTGGATCTGGTCGCGTGGCTTCAGCGGCCCGACTGGGCCAGTTTTCTTGAGTGGAAATCCAGCGGCTGGATATTCCGCATCTGGGGGCTGTTCGACAGCTGGCGCTTGCCAAAGGTACTGGGCATGATGCTGCTGGGGATGTGGGCTGGCCGCCACCTGATCGCGGGGACGTTACTTAATAACCGGCGATTGCTGGTCGGCACGGCGATCGTCGGGGCGGTGGTCGGGTTGCCGATGAGCTATCTCTATGCGGTGTCGCCGGGGCTGAATCAGACCGGCATCGGCTCGCTGCTCGGCACGATCCCGCTGGCGCTCGCTTATGCGGCCCTGTTCATTTTGGCGTGGCCCGTCGCAAAACCGGTGCTGGGTCTGCTTGCCCCTGCGGGTCGCATGGCGCTCACCAATTATCTGACCCAGACGTTGCTGGGGATCGCCATTTATTTCGGGATCGGGTTCGGGCTGGCCGGGCATGTCGGACCGTTCACCGTGCTGGCGATTTCGCTCGCCTGTTTCGTGCTTCAGATGCTGTGGTCGATCCTGTGGTTGCGGCATTTCGCGCAGGGGCCGATGGAATGGCTGTGGCGACGGCTCACTTATGGCGGTGGCGCAACCCCGGCGGCGGTATCGGCATGA
- the uvrC gene encoding excinuclease ABC subunit UvrC has product MSDPKSPNRFNEDSATFAVRGSETPDLDAGVAAIRNVLKTLPARPGVYRMQDARGDVLYVGKARALKNRVANYTQPAKLSNRLRRMIAQTRSMTIVTTNNEAEALLLEAQLIKRFRPAYNVLLRDDKSFPYILLRGDHAFPRVQLHRGARRFKGDYFGPFAGAGQVRKTLNALQKLFLLRSCTDGFFNTRDRPCLLYQIRRCSAPCVDRIDKDGYAELTADARAFLSGKSTQVQAKLGEAMTAAAEAMDFEQAAVLRDRLKALTFIQGSQAINAEGVGDADIFALAAKQGSIGIQAFFIRGGQNWGHRAFFPAHTNEVPEDEVLTQFLMQFYEEVPPPKLVLLDRDLPDGEVLAEALAERAGFKVALSQPQRGARRKLMEQAQRNATEALDRRLAESTTQAKILREVADLFGLAEAPNRIEVYDNSHIQGTNAVGAMVVAGPEGFRKGEYRKFNIKSAATDDDFAMMREVFGRRFARAQSEDPDRDLGNWPDLVLIDGGKGQLNSARGVLEELGIEDVCLVGVAKGPHHGRDGREVFHLLDGREFQLPVNSPALFYLQRLRDEVHRFVIGAHRDKRTKAIGASPLDEVPGIGPARKKALLMHFGTAKAVRGASLEDLRKAPGVSAAVAQQLYDYFHMG; this is encoded by the coding sequence ATGTCCGACCCGAAATCCCCGAACCGCTTCAACGAAGACTCCGCCACCTTCGCCGTGCGCGGGTCGGAGACGCCCGATCTCGACGCGGGCGTGGCGGCGATCCGCAATGTGCTGAAGACCTTGCCGGCGCGCCCCGGCGTCTATCGTATGCAGGATGCGCGCGGCGACGTGCTCTATGTCGGCAAGGCCCGCGCGCTGAAGAACCGCGTCGCCAACTATACCCAGCCCGCCAAACTCTCGAACCGCCTGCGCCGGATGATCGCGCAGACCCGGTCGATGACGATCGTGACGACCAATAACGAGGCCGAGGCGCTGTTGCTGGAGGCGCAGCTGATCAAGCGCTTTCGCCCCGCCTACAACGTCCTGCTGCGCGACGATAAGTCGTTCCCCTACATCCTCCTGCGCGGCGATCACGCCTTCCCCCGCGTCCAGCTTCATCGCGGCGCGCGCCGGTTCAAGGGCGATTATTTCGGCCCGTTCGCCGGGGCGGGGCAGGTCCGCAAGACGCTGAACGCGCTGCAAAAGCTGTTCCTGCTGCGCTCCTGCACCGACGGTTTCTTCAACACCCGCGACCGGCCGTGCCTGCTCTACCAGATCCGCCGCTGCTCCGCCCCCTGCGTCGATCGCATCGACAAGGATGGCTATGCCGAACTGACCGCCGACGCCCGCGCATTCCTCTCGGGCAAATCGACTCAGGTTCAGGCCAAGCTGGGCGAGGCGATGACCGCCGCTGCGGAGGCGATGGACTTCGAACAAGCCGCCGTCCTGCGCGACCGGCTGAAGGCGCTGACCTTCATTCAGGGGTCACAGGCGATCAATGCCGAGGGTGTGGGCGACGCCGATATCTTTGCACTCGCCGCGAAACAGGGCAGCATCGGCATCCAGGCCTTCTTCATCCGCGGCGGTCAGAATTGGGGCCACCGCGCCTTCTTCCCCGCGCACACCAACGAAGTGCCGGAGGATGAGGTGCTGACCCAGTTCCTCATGCAATTCTATGAGGAAGTGCCCCCGCCGAAGCTGGTGCTGCTCGACCGCGACCTGCCCGACGGCGAGGTGCTGGCGGAGGCGCTGGCCGAGCGCGCCGGGTTCAAGGTCGCGCTGTCCCAGCCGCAACGCGGCGCGCGCCGCAAGCTGATGGAACAGGCGCAGCGCAACGCGACCGAGGCGCTCGACCGGCGGCTGGCGGAATCGACCACGCAGGCAAAGATCCTGCGCGAAGTCGCCGACCTGTTTGGCCTCGCCGAAGCGCCCAACCGGATCGAGGTCTACGACAACAGCCATATTCAGGGCACCAACGCCGTCGGCGCGATGGTCGTCGCCGGGCCGGAGGGGTTCCGCAAGGGCGAGTATCGCAAGTTCAACATCAAGAGCGCCGCCACCGACGACGATTTCGCGATGATGCGCGAAGTGTTTGGCCGCCGTTTTGCCCGCGCGCAATCCGAAGACCCCGACAGGGATCTGGGCAACTGGCCCGACCTCGTCCTGATCGACGGCGGCAAAGGCCAGCTGAATTCCGCGCGCGGCGTGCTGGAGGAATTGGGGATCGAGGACGTCTGCCTGGTCGGCGTGGCCAAGGGCCCGCATCACGGCCGCGACGGGCGCGAAGTCTTCCACTTGCTCGACGGCCGCGAATTCCAGCTCCCTGTCAACTCGCCCGCACTCTTCTACCTCCAGCGCCTGCGCGACGAAGTTCACCGCTTCGTCATCGGCGCGCACCGCGACAAGCGCACGAAAGCTATCGGCGCATCCCCGCTGGACGAAGTCCCCGGCATCGGCCCGGCGCGGAAGAAAGCACTGCTGATGCATTTCGGCACGGCGAAAGCGGTGCGCGGCGCCAGCCTGGAGGATTTGCGCAAGGCACCGGGCGTTTCGGCAGCGGTGGCGCAGCAGCTTTACGACTATTTTCATATGGGATGA
- a CDS encoding DUF3857 domain-containing protein codes for MLRKTALLCALLTSATSAWAGDKPLYAPVPDWVKPAPPVDTAKIGDDAPVFLIIDQQQRLADGQVWHYIESATRIASPQILTQAGTIQMPWNPDHGDLIVHSASILRGGETIDLLTGGKQIPVIRREQKLEQMQLDGMLTATMPVEGLRVGDVLRLRFTTTRKDATLAGNVQSSLPLFAQPMRVGFGRARLIWPEASTVNWRSYAGYVKPEAVKIAGGYREVSVLLPIAKQVEIPGDAPMRFQSLTFMDATSYADWGAVAKTMAPLYRTEGLIAAGSPLAKEVATIAAASTDPRVRAAAALQLVQDKVRYLFNGMAQGNYVPQTPADTWSLRYGDCKAKTLLLVAILRELGIEADAVLVHSKMGDLVPKRLPMPGAFDHVIVRAMVGGESLWLDGTSSGDRMADLANVPPFRHALPLREAGSELVVLPQRPAARPDIDAQIDIDQSAGIHFPGPFTAKISMRGQVVQLVRGAVAALGKDETEKMIGNMVGNYIETGTYTQRKLSFDDVAGTAVITASGVAYPNWARENERFKLTLDNAVQAITFEPDRSRITWRDLPVTTGEAGHTRIRTSYRLPGGGSGFAFDGDQKLPTQMAGRILSRQATLSGDALQVEDRTIATGAEVAPADIGPARLQLSQAKTRLLRGVAPAAYPQRWQDVATARKAGGFQKILAVYAQAIAADPGEVDGYTNRAWFHERVFDYPAAIRDMDKAISIAPSVDSHLRRAGLFHTTGQLDKAIADADAARELDPGSTAAISTAINLRGEKGQRDAALEMVDRQIESAGKDKPGFLSLKADLQADGGQVDAALATLDAAITAHPGNAVLLNSRCWVKGTHKVALDTALRDCSRAIELSDNPAPALDSRAMVYFRLGRMEEALGDLNAALDSVPDMPAALYLRGVVRKAKGESGADADVLAARMMSPQIDVKYGKWGIKP; via the coding sequence ATGTTGCGTAAAACCGCGCTGCTCTGCGCATTGCTCACGTCTGCCACATCGGCATGGGCGGGCGACAAGCCGCTCTACGCGCCCGTTCCGGATTGGGTGAAGCCCGCACCGCCAGTGGACACGGCCAAAATTGGCGACGATGCGCCGGTATTCCTGATAATCGATCAGCAGCAGCGGCTCGCCGATGGCCAAGTGTGGCATTATATCGAGAGCGCCACGCGCATCGCTTCGCCGCAAATCCTGACTCAGGCGGGCACGATCCAGATGCCGTGGAACCCCGATCATGGCGACCTGATCGTCCACAGCGCGTCGATCCTGCGCGGCGGCGAGACGATCGACCTGCTGACCGGCGGCAAGCAGATCCCGGTGATCCGGCGCGAACAGAAGCTGGAGCAGATGCAGCTCGACGGGATGCTGACGGCAACGATGCCGGTCGAGGGGCTGCGCGTCGGCGATGTGCTGCGGCTGCGTTTCACCACGACGCGCAAGGACGCGACGCTGGCCGGCAATGTGCAGAGCAGCCTGCCGCTCTTCGCGCAGCCGATGCGCGTCGGCTTCGGCCGCGCCCGCCTGATCTGGCCAGAGGCGTCGACGGTGAATTGGCGATCCTATGCGGGTTACGTCAAGCCCGAGGCGGTGAAGATCGCCGGTGGCTATCGTGAGGTCAGCGTGCTGCTGCCGATCGCCAAGCAAGTCGAGATTCCCGGCGACGCGCCGATGCGGTTTCAGTCGCTGACCTTCATGGATGCCACCAGCTATGCCGATTGGGGTGCCGTGGCAAAGACGATGGCGCCGCTTTACCGCACCGAGGGGCTGATCGCGGCGGGCAGCCCGCTGGCGAAGGAAGTGGCGACGATCGCCGCCGCTTCGACCGATCCGCGCGTCCGTGCGGCGGCGGCGCTGCAACTGGTGCAGGACAAGGTCCGTTACCTGTTCAACGGCATGGCACAGGGCAATTACGTGCCGCAGACGCCCGCCGACACCTGGTCGCTGCGCTATGGCGATTGCAAGGCCAAGACGCTGTTGCTGGTGGCGATCCTGCGCGAGCTGGGGATCGAGGCGGACGCCGTGCTGGTGCACAGCAAGATGGGCGATCTGGTGCCGAAGCGGCTGCCGATGCCGGGGGCGTTCGACCATGTCATCGTCCGCGCGATGGTGGGCGGCGAAAGCCTGTGGCTGGACGGCACGTCGAGCGGTGATCGCATGGCCGATCTGGCGAACGTCCCGCCGTTCCGCCACGCGCTGCCGTTGCGCGAGGCTGGGTCCGAACTGGTCGTCTTGCCCCAACGGCCCGCCGCGCGTCCCGACATCGATGCGCAAATAGATATCGACCAGAGCGCCGGGATCCATTTTCCCGGCCCCTTTACCGCGAAGATCAGCATGCGCGGGCAGGTCGTTCAGCTCGTGCGCGGCGCGGTCGCCGCGCTGGGCAAGGACGAGACCGAGAAGATGATCGGCAATATGGTCGGCAACTATATCGAGACCGGTACCTACACCCAGCGCAAGTTAAGCTTCGACGATGTGGCAGGGACCGCCGTCATCACCGCCAGCGGAGTCGCCTATCCCAATTGGGCGCGCGAGAATGAGCGGTTCAAGCTCACGCTCGACAATGCGGTGCAGGCTATCACCTTTGAACCCGACCGCAGCCGCATCACGTGGCGCGACCTGCCGGTGACCACCGGCGAAGCGGGCCATACCCGTATCCGCACCAGCTATCGCCTGCCCGGCGGCGGCAGCGGGTTCGCGTTCGACGGCGATCAGAAACTGCCGACGCAGATGGCCGGACGCATCCTGTCGCGTCAGGCGACGCTGTCGGGCGATGCGCTTCAGGTCGAGGATCGCACGATTGCGACCGGCGCCGAAGTCGCGCCGGCCGATATCGGGCCGGCGCGGCTGCAATTGTCACAGGCGAAGACGCGCCTGTTGCGCGGCGTCGCGCCCGCCGCCTATCCGCAGCGCTGGCAGGATGTCGCCACCGCGCGCAAGGCTGGCGGGTTCCAGAAGATCCTGGCCGTCTATGCCCAGGCGATCGCCGCCGATCCGGGTGAGGTCGACGGCTATACCAACCGCGCCTGGTTCCATGAGCGCGTGTTCGACTATCCGGCGGCGATCCGCGACATGGACAAGGCGATTTCGATTGCCCCGTCGGTCGATTCGCATCTGCGTCGCGCCGGCCTGTTCCACACCACCGGACAGCTCGACAAGGCGATTGCCGATGCCGATGCCGCGCGTGAACTCGACCCCGGCTCGACCGCCGCGATCAGCACCGCGATCAACCTGCGCGGCGAAAAGGGACAGCGCGACGCGGCGTTGGAAATGGTCGATCGTCAGATCGAATCGGCTGGCAAGGACAAGCCCGGTTTCCTCTCGCTCAAGGCCGATTTGCAGGCCGATGGTGGACAGGTCGATGCGGCGCTGGCAACGCTGGACGCGGCGATCACCGCGCATCCGGGCAATGCCGTACTGCTCAACAGCCGCTGCTGGGTAAAGGGCACGCACAAGGTCGCGCTCGACACGGCGCTGCGCGATTGTTCGCGCGCGATCGAACTGAGCGACAATCCCGCCCCCGCGCTCGACAGCCGCGCGATGGTGTATTTCCGCCTGGGGCGGATGGAGGAAGCGCTGGGCGACCTGAACGCCGCGCTCGACAGCGTGCCCGACATGCCCGCCGCGCTTTATCTGCGCGGGGTGGTGCGCAAGGCGAAGGGCGAGAGCGGGGCCGATGCCGACGTGCTCGCCGCACGCATGATGTCGCCACAGATCGACGTTAAATACGGCAAGTGGGGGATCAAGCCGTAA
- a CDS encoding polysaccharide deacetylase family protein has product MPTRVFLTVDTELMWRHHAAGLDIDTIAERSLEPAEVGIGYQLKLLADHGLKATFFVDPMPAVAYGIDPIKRVVGAILAAGQEVQLHLHPNWAAASDEDRAAHASFELIDFTFTEQRELIRAASDLLVAAGAQRPVAFRSGSYSASDDTLSALAELGIRYDSSHNGSEHPWPSAISLPERQIAPVEHRSVIEIPVTLIEDCAGHLRHFQICALSTTEMRDALDHAVRASHVATTIVSHGFELCNRAGTRANAIHVHRFEALCRMLAERRGAMVTSHFADLADLPLGRDDQPLGPSLIRTRLRQAQQLWSNLVSERAA; this is encoded by the coding sequence ATGCCGACTCGCGTCTTCCTGACCGTCGATACCGAACTGATGTGGCGTCACCACGCCGCCGGGCTTGATATCGACACTATCGCCGAACGATCGCTGGAACCGGCGGAGGTGGGTATCGGCTATCAGCTGAAGCTGCTTGCCGACCACGGGCTGAAGGCGACCTTCTTCGTCGATCCGATGCCAGCGGTCGCCTATGGCATCGATCCGATCAAGCGCGTCGTCGGCGCGATTCTGGCGGCGGGGCAGGAGGTTCAGCTGCATCTCCACCCCAACTGGGCGGCGGCGAGCGACGAGGATCGCGCCGCGCATGCCTCGTTTGAGCTGATCGACTTCACCTTCACCGAACAACGCGAACTGATCCGCGCCGCGTCCGACCTGCTCGTCGCGGCCGGGGCGCAGCGGCCGGTGGCGTTCCGCTCCGGCTCCTATTCGGCGAGCGACGACACGCTCAGCGCACTGGCTGAACTCGGCATCCGTTACGACAGCAGCCATAACGGCTCGGAACATCCCTGGCCCAGCGCGATCAGCCTGCCCGAACGCCAGATCGCGCCGGTCGAGCATCGCAGCGTGATCGAAATTCCCGTGACACTGATCGAGGACTGCGCGGGGCATCTGCGTCATTTCCAGATCTGTGCGCTCTCCACCACCGAAATGCGCGACGCGCTCGACCATGCCGTGCGCGCCAGCCATGTCGCCACCACGATAGTCAGCCATGGCTTCGAGCTGTGCAACCGCGCCGGCACCCGCGCCAATGCGATCCATGTCCACCGGTTCGAAGCCTTGTGCCGCATGCTCGCCGAACGGCGCGGCGCGATGGTCACCAGCCATTTCGCCGACCTCGCCGATCTGCCGCTCGGCCGCGACGATCAGCCGCTCGGCCCCAGCCTGATCCGCACCCGGCTGCGTCAGGCACAGCAGCTCTGGTCCAACCTCGTCTCCGAGCGCGCTGCGTGA
- a CDS encoding GNAT family N-acetyltransferase, whose protein sequence is MTARPTALSFKIGARTLMAVQRAMVRVNVSLDAAREGRLPVLPPLPRDGQGYLVTSLPEDRLEAMIYASGRMIGFVRQRYTRYYADLTGGYDAYLAGLSSNARQGVKRKAKKIAMVSGGTLDVRRYRTPAELEAFHDIARRIALRTYQEKLMGEGLPDTPDFIHTMVTMAAADEVRAWLLHIAGEPAAYLYCPIHGDTVIYEYVGHDPAFNDLSPGAVLQMEAFRDLFDEGRFSRFDFTEGEGQHKRQYSTGGVACLDLLLLRPSLANRVTTAALGGFNRTVAGGKAVVEAVGLEKIAKKLRRG, encoded by the coding sequence GTGACCGCGCGACCCACCGCCCTAAGCTTCAAGATCGGCGCCCGCACGCTGATGGCGGTGCAGCGCGCGATGGTGCGCGTCAACGTCAGTCTCGACGCGGCGCGCGAAGGGCGTCTGCCCGTCCTCCCGCCGCTGCCGCGCGACGGGCAAGGCTATCTCGTCACGTCATTGCCCGAGGACCGGCTGGAGGCAATGATTTATGCCTCGGGCCGCATGATCGGCTTCGTACGTCAACGTTATACCCGTTATTATGCTGACCTGACCGGCGGTTACGACGCCTACCTCGCCGGGCTTTCGAGCAACGCGCGCCAAGGCGTGAAGCGCAAGGCGAAGAAGATCGCGATGGTCTCCGGCGGCACGCTCGACGTGCGCCGCTATCGCACCCCGGCTGAGCTGGAGGCGTTCCACGACATTGCCCGCCGCATCGCGCTGCGCACCTATCAGGAAAAGCTGATGGGCGAGGGGCTGCCCGACACCCCCGACTTCATCCACACGATGGTGACGATGGCGGCGGCGGACGAGGTCCGCGCCTGGCTCCTCCACATTGCCGGCGAACCGGCCGCCTATCTCTATTGCCCGATCCATGGCGACACCGTGATCTACGAATATGTCGGGCATGATCCGGCGTTCAACGACCTGTCCCCCGGCGCGGTGCTGCAAATGGAAGCGTTCCGCGACCTGTTCGATGAAGGGCGGTTTTCGCGCTTCGACTTCACCGAGGGGGAGGGGCAACACAAACGCCAATATTCCACCGGCGGCGTCGCCTGTCTCGACCTGCTCCTCCTGCGCCCATCACTGGCCAACCGCGTTACGACGGCGGCGCTGGGCGGCTTCAACCGCACGGTTGCGGGGGGGAAGGCAGTGGTCGAGGCAGTGGGGCTGGAAAAGATCGCGAAGAAGCTGCGGCGGGGGTAA
- the recO gene encoding DNA repair protein RecO yields the protein MHLNATAIVLAVRPHGESGAIVRALTAEAGLLPGYVRGGRSRQHRPTLQPGNLILGDWRARTDDQLPALTVELIHSRAPMFREPLPAAAFEWATALTAGILPEGQAYPQIYAALGGMLDAIEAAPAARGWAVALVRYELLLLAALGFGLDLDRCAATGSTEDLAFVSPKSATAVSRAAATGYEARLLPLPAFVRTGGPAEWDDILAGLRLTGHFLERDLLHGRAAEVLAARTRLVDRLKRAVA from the coding sequence ATGCACCTCAACGCCACCGCCATCGTCCTCGCCGTCCGCCCCCACGGCGAATCCGGCGCGATCGTGCGGGCGTTGACGGCGGAGGCGGGCCTGCTCCCCGGCTATGTGCGTGGCGGTCGCTCCCGCCAGCATCGCCCGACGTTGCAACCCGGCAACCTCATCCTCGGCGACTGGCGCGCGCGCACCGACGACCAGCTCCCCGCGCTGACCGTCGAACTGATCCACAGCCGCGCGCCGATGTTCCGCGAACCGCTCCCCGCCGCCGCCTTCGAATGGGCGACCGCGCTCACGGCTGGCATCCTGCCGGAGGGGCAGGCTTATCCGCAAATCTATGCTGCGCTGGGCGGGATGCTCGATGCGATCGAGGCGGCACCCGCGGCGCGCGGCTGGGCCGTGGCGCTGGTGCGCTATGAGCTGCTGCTGCTTGCCGCGCTCGGCTTCGGCCTCGATCTCGACCGGTGCGCCGCGACCGGATCGACCGAGGACCTTGCCTTTGTCAGCCCGAAAAGCGCGACTGCGGTCAGCCGTGCGGCGGCAACCGGCTATGAGGCGCGGCTGCTGCCCTTGCCCGCGTTCGTGCGCACCGGCGGCCCTGCCGAATGGGACGATATCCTTGCCGGACTGCGCCTGACCGGGCATTTCCTCGAGCGCGACCTGCTCCACGGACGGGCGGCGGAGGTGCTGGCAGCACGCACGCGGCTGGTCGATCGGCTCAAGCGGGCGGTTGCGTGA
- the leuB gene encoding 3-isopropylmalate dehydrogenase, with product MPLIAILPGDGIGPEVTAEARRVLDALNLGLTFEEAPVGGAAYFSDGHPLPPATLDLAKRADAILFGAVGDPRCDNLERHLRPEQAILGLRKELELFANLRPARLFAGLEDASALKPEVAGAIDMVIIRELNGDVYFGEKGMRTTATGRREGYDIMSYNEDEVARIARVGFETARVRNRKLCSVDKANVLETSQLWRDVVIEVSADYPDIALTHMYVDNAAMQLVRNPGQFDVIVTGNLFGDILSDQASMCAGSIGMLPSAALNGSGKGLYEPIHGSAPDIAGQGKANPCATILSTAMLLRYSLGLEAEADRIEAAVTAALVSGARTPELGGTLTTREMGDAVLKALA from the coding sequence ATGCCGCTGATCGCAATTCTTCCCGGCGACGGGATCGGTCCCGAAGTCACCGCCGAAGCGCGCCGCGTGCTGGATGCGCTGAACCTGGGCCTGACGTTCGAGGAAGCCCCGGTCGGCGGCGCGGCGTATTTCAGCGATGGCCACCCGCTGCCGCCCGCCACGCTCGATCTGGCGAAGCGCGCTGACGCCATCCTTTTCGGCGCGGTCGGCGATCCGCGCTGCGACAATCTCGAGCGCCATCTGCGCCCCGAACAGGCGATCCTCGGCCTGCGCAAGGAACTTGAGCTGTTCGCCAACCTGCGTCCCGCGCGGCTGTTCGCGGGACTTGAGGACGCCTCGGCGCTCAAGCCAGAGGTGGCGGGCGCGATCGACATGGTCATCATCCGTGAACTGAACGGTGACGTCTATTTCGGCGAAAAGGGCATGCGTACCACCGCGACGGGTCGCCGCGAAGGCTATGACATCATGTCCTATAACGAGGACGAAGTTGCCCGCATTGCCCGCGTCGGCTTTGAAACCGCGCGGGTGCGCAACCGGAAATTATGCTCGGTCGACAAGGCCAATGTCCTCGAAACCTCGCAATTGTGGCGCGACGTGGTGATCGAGGTTTCGGCCGACTATCCCGATATCGCGCTGACCCACATGTATGTCGACAATGCCGCGATGCAGCTGGTGCGCAATCCCGGCCAGTTCGACGTGATCGTCACCGGCAATCTGTTCGGCGACATCCTGTCCGATCAGGCGAGCATGTGCGCCGGCTCGATCGGCATGCTCCCCTCCGCCGCGCTCAACGGCAGCGGCAAGGGGTTATACGAACCGATTCACGGCTCCGCGCCGGACATTGCGGGGCAGGGCAAGGCCAATCCGTGCGCGACGATCCTTTCGACCGCCATGCTGCTGCGTTACTCGCTGGGCCTGGAGGCGGAAGCGGATCGGATCGAGGCGGCGGTGACGGCGGCGCTGGTGAGCGGCGCGCGCACCCCCGAATTGGGCGGCACGCTGACCACCCGCGAAATGGGCGACGCCGTGCTGAAGGCGCTTGCGTGA
- a CDS encoding glycosyltransferase family 2 protein, which translates to MKPELLELAVVVPTFNERTNVPILVAALDRALAGRNWEAIFVDDDSPDGTADAARELGRTDPRVRVIQRIGRRGLSSATIEGMCATAAPVVAVIDGDMQHDETLLPKMLDALQADESLDVAIGSRFVEGGGTGEWDGDRVAKSALATRLSRRVLKADLSDPMSGFFMARSNVVREMVPHLSAIGFKILLDIMTASPRPLKFVELPYVFRTRTEGESKLDHVVAMEYLIALYDRMFGRVIPVRFAMFSAIGALGAGVHFAVLALLFQGLGFTFLTGTIVATLVAMTFNFFLNNALTYRDRRLKGFRQLLDGWVSFCVVCSVGAVANVGVAAFLHDVQDAQWAPSALAGIMVSAVWNYALSSRFVWGRY; encoded by the coding sequence GTGAAGCCTGAACTGCTCGAACTGGCGGTCGTCGTCCCGACCTTCAACGAGCGGACCAACGTGCCCATTCTCGTCGCCGCGCTGGACCGGGCGCTGGCGGGGCGGAACTGGGAAGCGATCTTCGTCGACGACGACAGTCCTGACGGCACTGCGGATGCCGCGCGCGAACTGGGCCGGACCGATCCGCGCGTCCGCGTGATCCAGCGGATTGGGCGGCGCGGACTGTCCTCCGCCACGATCGAGGGAATGTGCGCCACCGCTGCACCAGTCGTCGCCGTAATCGACGGCGACATGCAGCATGACGAGACGCTGCTGCCGAAGATGCTCGATGCGTTGCAGGCCGACGAGAGCCTCGACGTCGCGATCGGATCGCGCTTTGTCGAGGGCGGCGGCACCGGTGAGTGGGACGGCGACCGCGTCGCCAAGTCCGCACTCGCCACGCGCCTGTCGCGACGGGTGCTGAAGGCCGACCTCAGCGATCCGATGAGCGGATTTTTCATGGCGCGCAGCAACGTCGTGCGCGAAATGGTGCCGCATCTCTCGGCCATCGGCTTCAAGATCCTGCTCGACATCATGACCGCTTCCCCGCGCCCGCTAAAGTTCGTCGAGCTGCCCTATGTGTTCCGCACGCGGACCGAGGGGGAGAGCAAGCTCGATCACGTCGTTGCGATGGAATATCTGATCGCGTTGTACGACCGCATGTTCGGTCGCGTGATCCCGGTGCGCTTTGCGATGTTCTCCGCCATCGGCGCGCTGGGCGCGGGCGTGCATTTCGCGGTGCTGGCGCTGCTGTTTCAGGGGCTGGGCTTCACCTTCCTGACCGGCACGATCGTCGCCACGCTGGTCGCGATGACGTTCAACTTCTTCCTCAACAATGCGCTGACCTACCGCGACCGCCGACTGAAGGGGTTCCGGCAATTGCTCGACGGCTGGGTCAGTTTCTGCGTGGTCTGTTCTGTTGGAGCAGTGGCCAATGTCGGTGTCGCGGCGTTTCTGCATGATGTGCAGGACGCACAATGGGCACCGTCCGCGCTGGCCGGGATCATGGTGTCTGCGGTCTGGAATTACGCGCTGTCGTCGCGTTTCGTATGGGGGCGGTATTGA